The Cellulophaga sp. L1A9 genome window below encodes:
- the hflX gene encoding GTPase HflX, which produces MLEQKEIDYERTVLIGVINRDQSEAKVKEYLDELEFLTYTAGGEVYKRFVQKVDLPNPKTYIGSGKMNDVEAYVEEHDIGCVIFDDELSPAQQRNIEKQLKCKILDRTHLILDIFSQRAQTSYARTQVELAQYEYLLPRLTGLWTHLERQKGGIGMRGPGETEIETDRRIVRDRITLLKKKLLKIDRQMETQRGNRGALVRVALVGYTNVGKSTLMNVVSKSDVFAENKLFATLDTTVRKVVIGNLPFLLSDTVGFIRKLPTQLVESFKSTLDEVREADLLLHVVDISHPQFEEHIASVNKILGEIGSADKKTIMVFNKIDQFTHETIEDDDLITERTEEHFTLDEWRKTWMRKVGDRALFISALNKDNLDEFRKRVYDEVRDIHVTRFPYNNFLYPEHLDEY; this is translated from the coding sequence ATGTTAGAACAAAAAGAAATAGATTATGAAAGAACGGTACTTATTGGTGTTATCAATAGGGACCAAAGCGAAGCGAAGGTTAAAGAATATCTAGATGAACTAGAATTCCTTACCTATACTGCGGGTGGTGAGGTTTATAAACGATTTGTTCAAAAAGTAGATTTACCAAATCCAAAAACATACATTGGAAGTGGTAAGATGAATGATGTAGAAGCTTATGTTGAAGAACACGACATTGGTTGCGTTATTTTTGATGATGAACTTTCTCCTGCACAGCAACGAAATATTGAGAAACAACTAAAGTGTAAAATCCTTGACCGTACGCACCTTATTTTAGATATTTTTTCACAAAGAGCACAAACAAGCTATGCCCGCACGCAAGTAGAGCTGGCGCAATACGAATACTTACTACCACGCTTAACAGGTCTATGGACCCACTTAGAGCGACAAAAAGGGGGTATTGGTATGCGTGGACCTGGTGAAACAGAAATTGAAACAGATAGACGTATTGTACGTGACCGAATTACTTTATTAAAGAAGAAGCTTCTTAAAATTGACCGCCAGATGGAAACGCAACGTGGAAACCGCGGCGCTTTAGTTCGTGTTGCCTTGGTAGGCTATACCAATGTGGGAAAATCTACATTAATGAATGTGGTTAGTAAAAGTGATGTTTTTGCAGAGAATAAATTATTCGCAACTTTAGATACTACCGTACGTAAAGTAGTTATTGGCAACCTGCCATTTCTATTAAGTGATACTGTTGGATTTATCCGTAAGCTCCCTACACAATTAGTAGAAAGCTTTAAAAGCACCTTAGACGAAGTTAGAGAGGCAGATTTATTACTACATGTTGTAGATATCTCTCACCCTCAGTTTGAAGAGCATATCGCTTCTGTGAATAAAATTTTAGGTGAAATAGGTAGTGCTGATAAAAAGACCATTATGGTTTTCAATAAAATTGATCAGTTTACCCATGAAACTATTGAGGACGATGATTTAATCACCGAGCGAACAGAAGAACATTTTACTTTAGATGAATGGCGAAAAACCTGGATGCGTAAAGTAGGAGACAGAGCTTTATTTATTTCGGCACTGAATAAAGATAATTTAGACGAATTTAGAAAAAGGGTTTATGATGAAGTAAGAGATATTCATGTTACTCGCTTTCCGTACAACAATTTTCTTTATCCTGAGCATTTGGACGAATACTAG
- a CDS encoding endonuclease yields MFLSKFFKKKVKDSLHTIAFYNLENLFDTEDNPDKLDTDYTPNGKLKWTTERYNSKLFKLATTISKIGFDSIGKAPVLIGVVEVENKRVLKDLLAQPVLASNEYDFIHYDSPDERGIDNALVFDKRFFQVLHSEAIPLKVYNLDGQQDMTRDILYVHGKLNGEEVHVFVNHWPSRRDGGDETEYKRIKAADTIINFMSVLEEKYTEPNYFVMGDFNDGPQMASVKKLVGEKMLFNPMEKLLTPKRGSANYKFKWSLFDQILISHSFLNYEKKTHSFNSSNIFDDHFLTEFKGKFKGSPFRTYVGRRYMGGYSDHFPVYIQVKFNR; encoded by the coding sequence ATGTTCCTTTCAAAATTTTTCAAGAAAAAAGTAAAAGATAGTTTGCATACTATTGCATTCTACAATTTAGAAAATCTTTTTGATACAGAGGACAATCCCGATAAATTGGATACGGATTATACCCCAAATGGAAAATTAAAGTGGACGACCGAACGCTACAATTCTAAGCTTTTTAAATTAGCCACGACTATATCTAAAATTGGTTTTGATTCCATTGGAAAAGCTCCTGTATTAATAGGTGTGGTAGAAGTAGAAAATAAAAGGGTTTTAAAAGATTTGTTGGCACAACCTGTGTTGGCATCAAATGAGTATGATTTTATTCATTATGATTCTCCTGATGAGCGCGGTATTGATAATGCCTTAGTTTTTGATAAACGTTTTTTTCAAGTGCTACATTCTGAAGCGATACCCTTAAAGGTTTATAATTTAGATGGACAGCAAGATATGACTAGAGATATCTTATATGTCCATGGAAAGTTAAACGGAGAAGAAGTACATGTTTTTGTGAATCATTGGCCGTCTCGAAGAGATGGTGGCGATGAAACAGAATATAAAAGAATAAAAGCTGCAGATACCATCATTAATTTCATGAGTGTGCTTGAAGAAAAGTATACCGAACCTAATTACTTTGTAATGGGCGATTTTAATGACGGTCCGCAAATGGCCAGTGTTAAAAAACTTGTAGGAGAAAAGATGCTTTTTAATCCTATGGAAAAACTTTTAACTCCAAAAAGGGGGAGTGCTAATTACAAATTTAAGTGGTCACTCTTTGATCAAATCCTTATTTCGCATAGTTTTTTGAATTATGAAAAAAAGACTCATAGTTTTAATTCTTCTAATATTTTTGATGATCATTTTTTAACGGAATTTAAAGGTAAATTTAAAGGGAGCCCCTTTAGAACCTATGTAGGAAGACGTTATATGGGAGGCTATAGTGATCATTTTCCAGTCTACATACAGGTAAAATTTAATAGGTAA
- a CDS encoding S8 family serine peptidase, whose product MDYSKLFPNRVYSCVLMAITMLSVSTIQAQSKSKIQHIQSKYNKSALNTVQEEFSRDFTNKSITLKAFAKDRGLKISSTLKDGNQIELVDIGADGTPLYYSTFSDNSSIVSRANALYEGGLLDLDISGQGMKVGVWDSGKALLTHQEYNSRATQGDNTSSISAHATMVLGSMIAKGIKSQAKGVAYNATAISSDWKADKVEVIAAAADGLLLSNHSYGIRPDFVPDWYFGAYIQVSKDWDRIMYNAPYYLMVTAAGNSQKLKFNDAPIYGKTTDGFDLLLGFSTAKNGINVAAVESEIDNNGKLVNAAVASYSSHGPTDDGRIKPDIAGCGANILSTQSSGEKNYDTYSGTSMAAPGITSAMLLLQEYYDRLNGDFMKASTLKGLVLHSADDVAAPGPDYKMGWGVMNTKKAAELIVNNEYSSLIIEESLAQGETYSITVDARVGEEFLASVSWTDPVGDFVNKGELNSMTPALVNDLDIRVTKNNVVSLPWKLDPRNANAPAVKGDNLVDPFEKIQIDNATGSYTITISHKGTLTNENQVFSLIVSGASTSKCNAVAPSEFTVNSTSSDAIDISWEAIADSFFEVQYKKESDVEWNTKFSDTNNVSLENLAIGSTYMVQLRTNCTTNIFSEYTEAFKFTFDGVLTDDPFKEEEQKVIVFTDKLKFSVHPNPTTDQITIDGPLSDNAYYSIVSSTGTLLKKGKAEYNDIQVDDLSSGFYSLTIFEDGEQQSMKFIKN is encoded by the coding sequence ATGGACTACAGTAAACTTTTCCCAAACCGGGTTTATTCGTGTGTTTTAATGGCCATCACGATGTTGAGTGTGTCAACGATTCAGGCGCAGTCAAAATCCAAAATCCAACATATTCAATCTAAATATAATAAGAGCGCTTTAAATACAGTGCAAGAAGAATTTTCTAGAGATTTTACAAATAAAAGCATCACCCTTAAAGCTTTTGCAAAAGATAGAGGCTTAAAGATTTCTTCAACGTTAAAAGATGGTAACCAAATAGAGCTTGTAGATATAGGTGCAGATGGTACTCCTTTGTATTACAGTACTTTTAGCGATAATTCAAGTATAGTTTCTAGGGCGAATGCTTTATATGAAGGAGGATTGCTAGATTTAGACATAAGCGGACAAGGGATGAAAGTTGGTGTATGGGATTCAGGGAAAGCATTACTTACACACCAGGAATATAATTCTAGAGCAACGCAAGGAGATAATACTTCCTCAATTAGTGCTCATGCCACTATGGTATTGGGAAGTATGATTGCAAAAGGAATTAAATCTCAAGCTAAAGGTGTTGCTTATAATGCCACAGCCATTTCTAGTGATTGGAAAGCAGATAAAGTTGAAGTAATTGCTGCTGCGGCAGATGGATTATTATTGTCGAATCATTCTTATGGTATTAGACCTGATTTTGTGCCAGATTGGTATTTTGGTGCCTACATTCAAGTATCTAAAGATTGGGATAGAATAATGTATAATGCTCCTTACTATTTAATGGTAACTGCAGCTGGAAATTCACAAAAATTAAAATTTAACGATGCGCCTATTTATGGTAAGACTACCGATGGGTTTGATTTGTTGCTAGGTTTTTCAACAGCTAAAAACGGAATAAACGTGGCGGCTGTAGAATCAGAAATCGATAATAACGGAAAATTAGTAAATGCTGCTGTAGCAAGTTATAGTAGTCATGGACCAACGGATGATGGTCGTATTAAACCAGACATAGCAGGCTGTGGTGCAAATATCTTATCTACACAATCTAGCGGAGAGAAAAATTATGATACGTATTCAGGTACTTCAATGGCCGCACCAGGTATTACGAGTGCAATGCTATTGTTACAAGAGTATTATGACAGACTTAATGGTGACTTTATGAAAGCATCAACCTTAAAAGGTTTGGTACTTCATAGTGCTGATGATGTGGCAGCACCGGGACCAGATTACAAAATGGGCTGGGGTGTTATGAATACTAAAAAAGCTGCTGAGTTAATTGTAAATAATGAATATTCTTCTTTAATTATCGAAGAAAGTTTAGCACAGGGGGAGACGTATAGCATCACTGTTGATGCTAGAGTTGGTGAAGAATTTTTAGCTTCTGTATCTTGGACAGATCCTGTTGGTGATTTTGTAAATAAGGGTGAGTTAAACAGCATGACTCCTGCGTTGGTGAATGATTTAGATATAAGAGTTACAAAAAATAATGTGGTTTCTTTGCCTTGGAAATTAGATCCAAGAAATGCCAATGCTCCTGCGGTAAAAGGAGATAATCTTGTAGATCCTTTTGAAAAAATTCAAATAGATAATGCTACAGGGTCATATACCATTACTATTTCTCATAAAGGGACATTAACGAATGAGAATCAGGTGTTTTCTTTAATCGTTTCTGGTGCATCAACTTCTAAATGTAATGCAGTTGCTCCTTCAGAATTTACAGTAAACTCTACTTCTTCAGATGCTATAGACATCAGTTGGGAAGCTATTGCAGATTCTTTCTTCGAAGTTCAGTATAAAAAGGAAAGTGATGTAGAATGGAATACTAAATTTTCAGATACTAATAATGTTTCCTTAGAAAACTTAGCGATAGGCAGTACATATATGGTGCAATTAAGAACAAACTGTACAACAAATATTTTCTCAGAGTATACAGAAGCGTTTAAATTTACTTTTGATGGTGTGCTTACTGATGACCCTTTTAAAGAAGAAGAACAGAAGGTTATTGTTTTTACAGATAAATTGAAGTTTTCAGTTCACCCTAATCCTACTACAGATCAAATCACGATTGACGGCCCACTAAGTGACAATGCTTATTATAGCATTGTTTCTAGTACAGGTACCTTGCTTAAAAAAGGAAAAGCAGAATATAATGATATTCAGGTAGATGATTTGTCTTCAGGCTTTTATTCGCTTACAATTTTTGAAGATGGTGAACAACAATCAATGAAGTTTATAAAGAATTAG
- a CDS encoding 3'-5' exonuclease — MLQKLNLEHILFLDIETVPEKQNFSDLDDEKKELWDHKSQYQRKEEFTAEEFYDRAGIWAEFGKIICISVGYFKFNGETRTFRVTTFHGDETELLKEFKNLLDGHFSAPKYMLCGHNAKEFDFPYIARRMLINRIDLPDKLNLFGKKPWEITHLDTMELWKFGDYKHYTSLKLMANVLGIPSPKGDIDGSMVRSVYYQDKDIDRIVTYCELDVVTTAQVFLRLRNDALLEDEEIKRI; from the coding sequence ATGCTCCAGAAACTAAACTTAGAACATATTTTGTTTTTAGACATTGAAACTGTTCCTGAAAAACAAAATTTTAGCGACTTAGACGATGAAAAAAAAGAGCTATGGGATCATAAATCGCAATACCAACGAAAAGAGGAATTTACGGCCGAAGAGTTTTATGATCGTGCAGGTATTTGGGCAGAATTTGGAAAAATTATCTGCATTTCTGTTGGATATTTTAAGTTTAATGGGGAGACAAGAACCTTTAGGGTTACCACATTTCATGGGGACGAAACTGAACTTTTAAAAGAATTTAAAAATTTATTGGATGGTCATTTTAGTGCGCCAAAATATATGCTTTGTGGGCATAATGCAAAAGAATTTGATTTTCCCTATATCGCTAGACGTATGCTCATTAATAGGATAGATCTGCCCGATAAGCTAAATCTGTTTGGGAAAAAGCCCTGGGAAATTACCCACCTAGACACCATGGAATTATGGAAATTTGGCGACTATAAACATTATACCTCCCTAAAGCTTATGGCTAATGTATTAGGCATACCCTCTCCTAAAGGTGATATTGATGGAAGTATGGTGAGAAGCGTGTATTATCAGGATAAAGATATAGACCGTATTGTTACCTATTGCGAGTTAGATGTAGTAACAACGGCACAAGTATTTTTACGATTAAGAAATGACGCACTATTAGAAGATGAAGAGATCAAGAGAATCTAA
- a CDS encoding DUF4153 domain-containing protein — translation MKIPSISEITSKAQNAILRFPLTLLWAVGGTTFFIKIMETSSYDYFNKHNDELLTLILGLSWLIGIQFFIEQFKKPKRWQWLKLLVLALLGLFYWYLPAIHHYEDSPLYIARFFLYLIAGHLFILFAPFILKWDKNAYWNYLKNTSIAIIRSLFYSGILYLGLILALAAIGALFEVHIKSRRYGQLFIFCLGIVNTWIYLSDFPKNIFKETTIYFEKTLEVLVKFILIPLVILYILILYAYSGKIIIEWELPKGWVSYLVIALSFLGYIIQIIINPVQKELKSWTINKFYPWFYILLIPLNILLFIAILRRVSDYGITENRYFVLAIALWNVGIILYLLLSTKKALKVLPISLFIIALLSSVGFWGAFSVSKESQVRQFNDIFTSVKNKNNVATNDEMERLHDIMNYLEKRKKVSSLNNITKLNLESFRDTPIDQDYETAWLNTEKIWDSIAFKIDAKTIPEDEYDTYYYLYSSDLKNTYTSINDFDSFTYLSFYMNSEKRFQMDSLYLELYPENQSLKIYFAKDNTVALEIPLTEKLTELSKYGNNLNKAPITDLTVEITATALSCKLIFSELSFRKTEEGIVLQNIDAFLFLKQN, via the coding sequence ATGAAAATACCCTCTATATCCGAAATAACTTCTAAAGCCCAAAATGCTATTCTTCGTTTTCCGCTAACACTGCTCTGGGCGGTCGGCGGTACTACATTTTTCATAAAAATTATGGAAACTAGTAGTTACGACTATTTTAATAAGCATAATGATGAGCTATTAACTTTAATTCTAGGATTAAGTTGGCTCATAGGAATTCAATTTTTCATTGAACAGTTTAAAAAGCCTAAGAGATGGCAATGGCTTAAATTACTTGTTCTAGCTTTATTAGGGCTGTTTTATTGGTACCTACCAGCAATACATCATTATGAAGATTCTCCCCTTTATATCGCCCGCTTTTTCCTCTATTTAATTGCAGGGCATTTATTTATACTTTTTGCACCTTTTATTTTAAAATGGGATAAAAATGCATATTGGAATTACCTTAAAAACACGAGTATTGCCATCATAAGAAGCTTGTTCTATTCTGGAATTCTTTACCTAGGACTAATCTTAGCTTTAGCAGCGATTGGTGCGCTATTTGAAGTTCATATTAAAAGCAGAAGATATGGGCAATTATTTATTTTCTGCCTAGGTATTGTAAACACTTGGATATATCTATCAGATTTTCCAAAAAATATCTTTAAGGAAACTACCATCTATTTTGAAAAAACCCTAGAGGTTTTGGTAAAGTTTATTCTAATCCCTTTAGTCATACTCTATATCCTAATTCTTTACGCGTATAGTGGTAAAATAATCATAGAATGGGAGCTTCCTAAAGGCTGGGTATCCTATTTGGTCATTGCGCTATCCTTCTTAGGGTATATCATTCAAATCATTATAAACCCTGTTCAGAAAGAATTAAAATCTTGGACTATTAATAAATTTTATCCTTGGTTTTACATCCTATTAATTCCCTTAAATATTTTGCTTTTCATCGCTATTTTACGAAGAGTTAGTGATTATGGAATTACAGAAAATAGGTATTTTGTATTAGCAATTGCACTCTGGAATGTGGGAATTATTCTTTATCTCTTACTCAGCACAAAAAAGGCGCTAAAAGTACTTCCCATCTCTTTATTTATCATAGCGCTACTTTCGTCTGTAGGTTTCTGGGGGGCTTTTTCTGTTTCAAAAGAAAGTCAAGTAAGGCAATTTAATGACATATTTACTAGTGTAAAGAATAAGAACAATGTTGCTACAAATGATGAAATGGAACGTTTACATGATATTATGAATTATTTAGAGAAACGCAAAAAGGTCTCTAGCTTAAATAACATCACGAAATTAAATTTAGAAAGTTTCAGAGATACTCCCATAGATCAAGATTATGAAACAGCTTGGTTAAATACCGAAAAAATATGGGACAGTATTGCTTTTAAAATAGATGCAAAAACAATACCCGAAGATGAGTATGACACTTACTACTATCTATATTCTTCTGACCTTAAAAACACCTATACTTCTATAAACGATTTTGACTCTTTTACTTACTTGAGTTTTTATATGAATTCTGAAAAACGCTTCCAAATGGACTCCTTATACCTAGAACTCTATCCGGAAAACCAAAGTTTAAAAATTTATTTTGCAAAGGACAATACTGTTGCCCTAGAAATACCTTTAACAGAAAAACTAACAGAACTATCTAAATACGGAAACAATTTAAATAAGGCCCCTATAACCGATTTAACGGTAGAAATTACTGCAACTGCATTATCCTGTAAATTAATTTTTTCTGAGTTAAGTTTTAGAAAAACTGAAGAGGGTATTGTATTGCAAAATATTGATGCCTTTTTATTTTTAAAGCAAAACTAA
- a CDS encoding methylated-DNA--[protein]-cysteine S-methyltransferase, producing the protein METAYIKTPLGIAKLVGNEEGISEFIVLNSEEVVTDVIPEELEDAVYQINEYFEGKREVFNLDLTPEGTDFQKKVWKALEEIPFGKTTSYLELSKTLGDAKAIRAVANANGRNPLWIIVPCHRVIGSDGSLTGYAGGLHRKQWLLEHESPFKQTSLF; encoded by the coding sequence ATGGAAACTGCCTACATTAAAACTCCCCTAGGAATTGCAAAATTAGTAGGCAACGAAGAAGGAATATCCGAATTTATAGTCCTCAATTCAGAGGAAGTAGTTACCGACGTTATTCCAGAGGAACTGGAAGATGCGGTCTATCAAATTAATGAATATTTTGAAGGGAAACGTGAAGTTTTTAATTTGGACTTAACCCCAGAAGGAACAGACTTTCAGAAAAAAGTTTGGAAGGCTTTAGAAGAAATACCTTTTGGAAAAACTACATCTTACCTGGAACTTTCAAAAACATTAGGAGATGCAAAAGCAATTAGAGCCGTTGCCAATGCCAATGGTAGAAATCCGTTATGGATTATCGTTCCTTGCCACAGAGTTATTGGTAGTGACGGATCACTCACGGGTTATGCAGGTGGATTGCACCGCAAACAATGGCTCTTAGAACATGAGAGTCCGTTTAAACAGACCTCACTGTTCTAA
- a CDS encoding CNNM domain-containing protein produces the protein MGLLVFYAVISIFFSFLCSILEAVLLSITPTFINVAKKDGKSYAETFEELKKDVDKPLIAILTINTIAHTVGAILVGVQAKVAYAELYGTTQRSILGITFTEDLMVGIVSTVMTILILIASEIIPKTIGATYWRQLANFTAKTLKIMVLGLKWTGLLWVLQLFTKLVGGKGHHGSVLSREDFTAMTDIAHEEGVFLKSESTIIKNLLRFDEVLVKDVMTPRAVMKIASDKKTIRTFFEENPKLRFSRIPVYTDNVDNITGFVLKDVILEEIINKNDDIPLSEIRRDLLITKRSTPIPELFETFIAKREHIALVVDEYGSVSGLVSLEDVIETLLGLEIMDESDNVADLQSLARKNWENRAKQAGVLDPEKDK, from the coding sequence ATGGGTCTTCTGGTTTTTTATGCAGTAATATCAATCTTCTTTTCATTCTTATGTTCCATTTTAGAAGCGGTATTGCTGAGCATTACCCCTACATTTATCAATGTCGCGAAAAAAGATGGAAAATCGTATGCGGAGACTTTTGAAGAGTTAAAAAAAGATGTAGATAAGCCGCTTATTGCAATTCTTACTATAAATACTATTGCCCATACGGTAGGTGCAATTTTAGTTGGGGTACAGGCAAAAGTTGCTTATGCTGAATTATACGGCACAACGCAACGTTCTATTTTAGGCATCACTTTTACCGAAGATCTTATGGTAGGTATTGTCTCTACGGTTATGACCATCCTTATTTTAATTGCTTCAGAAATTATCCCAAAAACTATAGGCGCAACCTATTGGAGACAACTTGCAAATTTTACAGCTAAAACATTGAAAATAATGGTTTTAGGATTAAAATGGACAGGCTTACTTTGGGTGCTTCAATTGTTCACCAAATTGGTTGGCGGCAAAGGACATCACGGCAGTGTACTAAGCAGAGAAGATTTTACAGCCATGACCGATATTGCTCATGAAGAAGGGGTATTTCTAAAATCAGAATCGACCATAATTAAAAACTTACTTCGTTTTGATGAAGTTTTAGTTAAAGATGTAATGACACCAAGAGCAGTCATGAAAATTGCTTCTGATAAAAAAACTATTCGTACTTTTTTTGAAGAGAACCCTAAGTTAAGGTTTTCACGTATCCCCGTATACACAGATAATGTAGACAACATCACTGGATTTGTCCTTAAGGATGTTATTTTAGAAGAAATTATAAATAAGAATGATGATATTCCATTATCTGAAATTCGAAGAGATCTTTTAATTACAAAAAGAAGTACACCTATCCCAGAGCTTTTTGAAACATTTATAGCCAAAAGAGAGCATATCGCTTTAGTAGTAGATGAATATGGTTCTGTGAGTGGCTTAGTGAGCTTAGAAGATGTTATTGAAACGTTATTGGGACTTGAAATTATGGATGAAAGTGATAATGTAGCGGATTTACAATCACTCGCCCGTAAAAATTGGGAAAATAGAGCAAAACAAGCGGGAGTATTAGATCCCGAAAAAGATAAATAA
- the hemB gene encoding porphobilinogen synthase: protein MYPLIRNRRLRTSEAIRSLVRETILTPSDFLVPLFVVEGKGVKEEIASMPNYYRLSLDILEKEVKELWSMGLCSVLLFVKVPDHLKDNKGTEAVNASGLMQRAIKTVKNACPDMLVMTDVALDPYSSFGHDGIVSNGQILNDESAEILAEMSVSHAQAGADFVAPSDMMDGRILTIREALEDEGFINTGIMSYSAKYASAFYGPFRDALDSAPVNQENVPKNKNTYQMDYANRFEAIRETQMDIEEGADIVMVKPGLCYLDIVREIKNEVDVPVAVYQVSGEYAMLKAAAEKGWLDHDAVMIEQLMAMKRAGANIIASYFSKDAVKLM from the coding sequence ATGTACCCATTAATACGAAATAGAAGACTTAGAACATCAGAGGCCATACGAAGCTTAGTACGCGAAACTATATTAACGCCGAGTGACTTTCTTGTGCCGCTTTTTGTGGTAGAAGGAAAAGGTGTAAAAGAAGAGATTGCTTCAATGCCAAATTATTACCGACTTAGCTTAGATATCTTAGAGAAAGAAGTAAAAGAACTATGGAGCATGGGTTTATGTTCAGTGTTACTTTTTGTAAAAGTACCAGATCATTTAAAAGATAATAAAGGAACAGAAGCAGTAAATGCCTCAGGATTAATGCAACGCGCCATTAAAACAGTAAAAAATGCTTGTCCAGATATGTTGGTCATGACCGATGTAGCTTTAGATCCCTATTCTTCTTTTGGCCATGATGGGATTGTTTCCAATGGGCAAATTTTAAACGATGAATCTGCTGAAATTTTAGCAGAAATGAGTGTTTCACACGCACAAGCGGGAGCAGATTTTGTTGCCCCTAGTGATATGATGGATGGTAGAATACTTACTATTCGTGAAGCTTTAGAAGACGAAGGTTTTATCAATACGGGTATTATGAGCTATAGCGCCAAATATGCAAGTGCTTTTTACGGTCCTTTTCGTGATGCTTTAGATTCTGCACCTGTGAATCAAGAAAATGTTCCTAAAAACAAGAACACGTATCAAATGGATTATGCCAACCGTTTTGAAGCCATACGGGAAACACAAATGGATATTGAAGAAGGCGCAGATATTGTCATGGTAAAACCGGGATTGTGTTATTTAGATATTGTTCGTGAAATTAAAAACGAAGTAGATGTTCCAGTAGCGGTATATCAAGTAAGTGGTGAGTATGCAATGCTTAAAGCTGCTGCTGAAAAAGGCTGGTTAGACCACGATGCAGTAATGATTGAGCAATTGATGGCCATGAAAAGAGCTGGAGCAAACATTATAGCGAGCTACTTTTCAAAAGATGCCGTAAAATTAATGTAA
- a CDS encoding ABC transporter ATP-binding protein produces the protein MLSIKNLNKTYPNGTKALNNVNLEISKGMFGLLGPNGAGKSTLMRTISTLQVADSGTIDFNGIDVFSQPEELRKVLGYLPQDFGVYPKVSAEMMLNHIAKIKGIHTTSDRKAYVSDLLNKVNLYKFRKRNLGDYSGGMRQRFGIAQALIGSPKLIIVDEPTAGLDPLERNRFHNLLSELGEEAVVILSTHIVDDVVNLCTNMAVFNEGAVVVQGHPQELSDSLNGKVFRKSIDKSEVEKYQSEYSVLSTYLRSGNMNVNVFSDVPLGDGFEPVNNDLEDFYFYSINQPQTV, from the coding sequence ATGCTTTCCATCAAAAATTTGAATAAAACCTATCCGAACGGAACAAAAGCGTTAAATAATGTAAACCTTGAAATTAGTAAGGGTATGTTTGGTTTACTAGGGCCAAATGGCGCAGGTAAATCTACTTTAATGCGTACTATTTCAACGTTACAAGTGGCAGATAGTGGGACTATAGATTTTAATGGAATAGATGTTTTCAGTCAGCCAGAAGAATTGCGTAAAGTACTCGGGTACCTTCCCCAAGATTTTGGCGTGTATCCAAAAGTATCTGCAGAAATGATGCTGAATCATATTGCAAAGATTAAAGGCATTCATACTACAAGCGATCGTAAAGCATATGTATCTGATTTATTAAATAAAGTAAACCTTTATAAGTTCAGAAAACGAAACTTGGGAGATTATTCTGGGGGTATGCGTCAGCGTTTTGGAATTGCTCAAGCATTAATTGGGAGTCCAAAACTTATTATTGTAGATGAACCTACTGCAGGTTTGGATCCTTTAGAGCGCAACCGTTTTCATAATTTGTTAAGTGAATTAGGTGAAGAAGCTGTGGTAATACTTTCAACACATATTGTAGATGATGTAGTCAACCTTTGTACAAATATGGCGGTGTTTAATGAGGGTGCTGTAGTGGTGCAAGGACATCCACAAGAATTATCAGATTCATTAAACGGAAAAGTCTTTCGCAAGAGTATTGATAAAAGCGAGGTCGAAAAATACCAATCAGAATATTCAGTATTATCTACCTATTTACGCAGTGGTAATATGAATGTAAATGTTTTTAGTGATGTACCTCTTGGTGATGGATTTGAACCTGTGAATAATGACTTAGAAGATTTCTATTTCTACAGTATTAACCAACCTCAAACGGTGTAA